A genomic window from Chitinophagales bacterium includes:
- a CDS encoding pyridoxal-phosphate dependent enzyme — translation MFYNHIIETIGNTPLVKLHKVTKGIQATVLAKVESFNPGNSIKDRIALKMIDEAEKKGWLEPGGTIIEGTSGNTGMGLALAAIAKGYKCIFTTTDKQSKEKADILRAVGAEVIVCPTNVEPEDPRSYYSVSRRLSEETLDSWYPNQYDNLTNRQAHYETTAPEIWEQTEGKITHFVSGAGTGGTISGIGKFLKEKNKRIQVWAIDTYGSALKKYHETGVLDPNEIYPYITEGIGEDLIPKNYDFSVIDHFEKVTDKDAALMAREITRKEGIFVGYSCGSALAGLMQLKDRLKPSDVVVVIFPDHGSRYIAKIYNDEWMRERGFLEVKTARDIVESKNSQQLISVRHNQTVTEAIALMQKYDIDQLPVLEDSKMVGSINESGLLMKLLSNHEIKSFAVESVMDAPLPVLTSDTPLDKLSGIINKEAGAVIIPDGLNNMHIVTKSDIIRAIANN, via the coding sequence ATGTTTTACAACCACATCATAGAAACTATTGGCAATACGCCATTGGTTAAACTACATAAGGTAACCAAAGGCATTCAGGCTACAGTGCTTGCCAAAGTAGAATCATTTAATCCCGGCAATTCAATTAAAGACCGGATTGCGTTAAAAATGATAGATGAAGCCGAAAAAAAGGGCTGGCTGGAGCCAGGAGGAACGATCATAGAAGGTACGTCCGGTAACACAGGAATGGGGCTTGCATTAGCAGCTATTGCGAAAGGATATAAATGTATTTTTACCACTACTGATAAGCAATCAAAAGAAAAAGCCGATATTCTTCGTGCTGTTGGTGCCGAAGTGATTGTTTGTCCAACCAATGTAGAGCCGGAAGATCCGCGGTCCTATTATTCGGTTTCAAGAAGGCTTTCTGAAGAAACTCTGGATTCGTGGTATCCAAACCAATACGATAATTTAACTAACAGGCAGGCGCATTATGAAACTACTGCCCCCGAAATATGGGAACAGACAGAGGGTAAGATAACGCATTTTGTTTCTGGTGCTGGTACGGGCGGAACCATAAGCGGTATTGGAAAATTTCTGAAGGAAAAAAATAAGCGCATACAGGTTTGGGCAATTGATACCTATGGATCTGCACTTAAGAAATATCATGAAACCGGGGTTTTGGATCCGAATGAAATTTACCCCTATATCACCGAGGGAATTGGGGAAGACCTCATTCCTAAAAATTATGATTTCAGCGTTATTGACCACTTTGAAAAAGTGACCGATAAAGACGCCGCACTGATGGCCCGTGAGATTACCCGTAAAGAGGGAATCTTTGTAGGCTATTCCTGCGGATCCGCGCTTGCGGGTTTAATGCAATTAAAAGACCGCTTAAAGCCATCAGACGTTGTGGTGGTTATTTTTCCTGACCATGGAAGCCGTTATATTGCTAAAATCTACAATGATGAATGGATGCGCGAGCGCGGGTTTCTGGAAGTAAAAACAGCACGCGATATTGTAGAATCAAAAAACAGTCAGCAATTGATCTCCGTTCGCCATAATCAGACTGTTACAGAAGCAATTGCTTTAATGCAGAAATATGATATCGATCAGCTTCCTGTTTTAGAAGATAGCAAAATGGTGGGTTCTATAAATGAATCCGGATTGCTGATGAAGTTGCTCAGTAACCATGAGATTAAATCATTTGCAGTGGAAAGTGTGATGGATGCTCCGCTTCCTGTTCTTACCAGCGATACTCCCCTGGATAAATTATCAGGCATCATCAATAAGGAAGCAGGCGCCGTGATAATTCCTGATGGATTAAACAATATGCACATTGTAACCAAAAGCGATATTATCCGTGCAATTGCAAATAATTGA